A genomic window from Anthocerotibacter panamensis C109 includes:
- a CDS encoding PfaB family protein, with protein sequence MEKIAIIGTSCLFPDAKNPEEFWQNLLDQKDSKTLATAKEIGTDPAKFYDPVKGKVDKTYLLKGGYIHDFPFDAAEYDLPEVLLAGLDPIFKGALYVTKQALERTNYLGNKAVLSRCGLILSNLSLPTKYSNHLFRPVYHKVLNRTLRELFQKDDFQLGIQDAPDVVSPYNAMTGGFQVPLIAQAFSLSGISFALDAACSSSLYATKLACYYLTSHNVDLMLAGAISYADQLFIRMIFAGVQGFPENGISVPLDKSSRGLVPADGFGLIVLKRYQDAMRDGDHIYATIEGIGLSNDGRGKHYLSPNPQGQLLAYERAYREAGLDPKDIDYIECHATGTVLGDGTELNSIETFFRQYQASPLVGSVKANIGHLLTVAGLASTLKAVMGIEKGIIPATIHVQNPASSQNNLITAENIVRANTAWPENNTSRHAAISAFGFGGNNAHLIIKQTPTPLPSVEAQVYTPVPEAKLAILGMDAHFASCRGLEEFDRSIYEGNQALSPVPPHRWKGIEAEQTLLQEYGFEGGSVPLGGYIQDFEVDPIYLRIPPNEVDKLNPQQILMLKVADHALKDASIKEGTSVAVIIAMDIELSAHQLQARWNLPWELQESLLEHGIFLTAEQRLILENLIKESLHNPAKTSEFLSFIGNIMSSRISSLWNFTAPSFTLTAGENATFKALEVAQVLLSNGEAEAVLVGAVDLAGGFESVLLRHQLSPANRGIASLSYAQNAKGWVPGEGAGAVVLKLYETAKQAGDRIYAVIDSISLLQRNPTFDKSDSFPKAPSSAAVEEVCSVALKKSNLKPENISYLEVFASGFPDEDEAEIKGIIQAYRSATSDITCALGSVKANIGHTFVASGMASLIKTALCLYYRYIPAVPKWSAPKFPELWQNSPFYVATESRPWLIEHGLGRRIAAINSLSIDGTYAHLILEEHKQAAESIAPAYQRDHNFLEHTPFHLFSLAGDDRAALLEEIHRLGQTLEASPSLAAAASQTFAVFQQRAQANYALAILGHTKDEVLREIQRASQGVEQAFERGEDWKTPLGSFFTAKPLGQRGGLAFVYPGAFGSYVGLGRNFLRLFPEVFNDPMIAALDGQRATTINKILYPRSMQKFSNRQLEALDQQFISSVHTMFESEVGYARIITTLTRDHFKIQPQFAFGYSLGEISMISAQGVWSEFNQHMQAVLTSPLFSERLSGPMYAVRESWDLPLDQKDAEFWSTYVLIAPAAQVAEYLKQESRVYLTQINTPHEVVIAGDSRGCSRVIQALKCDSFRAPFNYAIHCAAMASEYPELTRINTRPIAHVPNTVFYSSAEYQPVAATTEALAHHLSQGLCQPLDFPRLVNRVYEDGARVFLEVGAGSICSRWLDKILDQQEHVTVSMNRRGVDDHTAIVRALSKLVSHRVALDLSVLYAPVRSNPDLSRLKTVTLGGPPLRTTILKEGKKILSNPTPQPERTVAPAPPRLPVQQGVAPPVPPVSPPSAPPVLLVAPPTEPVAGELPARPTSYSEQVPPISPLQYQKLHINATRATQAHGAFLQARQEALQHLVEMIRLQVTYSQQMLREIWPEDNPRS encoded by the coding sequence ATGGAAAAAATCGCAATTATTGGGACTTCCTGTCTTTTCCCTGACGCTAAAAATCCCGAAGAATTTTGGCAAAACTTGTTAGACCAAAAAGACTCAAAAACACTAGCTACAGCTAAAGAAATCGGTACCGATCCAGCAAAATTTTACGATCCAGTTAAGGGAAAGGTGGATAAAACTTATCTATTGAAAGGTGGATACATTCATGATTTCCCTTTCGACGCAGCAGAGTATGACCTGCCTGAAGTACTGCTTGCAGGTCTAGATCCGATTTTCAAAGGTGCACTCTATGTCACCAAGCAGGCTCTGGAACGCACCAACTATTTAGGGAATAAAGCCGTGCTCTCGCGGTGTGGCCTCATCCTGAGTAATCTCTCCCTACCGACTAAATACTCCAACCATTTATTTAGGCCGGTCTATCACAAAGTCCTCAACAGGACACTCAGAGAACTATTTCAAAAGGATGATTTTCAGTTGGGCATTCAGGACGCTCCTGACGTTGTATCTCCCTATAATGCTATGACCGGTGGCTTTCAAGTCCCCTTGATTGCACAGGCTTTTTCTTTATCAGGAATTAGTTTTGCTCTGGATGCAGCTTGCTCTTCCTCTCTATATGCTACCAAACTAGCCTGCTATTACCTCACTTCTCATAACGTAGATTTGATGTTAGCAGGAGCTATTAGCTATGCCGACCAACTCTTTATTCGTATGATCTTTGCTGGAGTCCAAGGATTTCCAGAAAATGGGATTAGTGTTCCCCTGGATAAGTCTTCACGCGGGTTAGTCCCGGCAGATGGCTTCGGCCTGATTGTTCTGAAGCGCTATCAGGATGCTATGCGGGATGGGGACCATATTTATGCCACTATTGAGGGCATTGGTCTGTCCAATGATGGACGGGGAAAGCATTATCTGAGTCCAAATCCTCAAGGTCAGCTTCTCGCTTATGAGCGCGCCTACCGTGAAGCAGGGCTCGATCCTAAGGACATTGACTATATCGAATGCCATGCCACAGGTACTGTCCTTGGGGATGGCACAGAACTCAACTCTATTGAGACCTTTTTTCGACAATATCAAGCTTCACCTTTAGTCGGCTCGGTCAAGGCAAATATTGGTCATTTACTCACCGTTGCAGGTTTGGCGAGCACACTCAAAGCCGTCATGGGAATAGAAAAAGGGATCATACCAGCCACTATTCATGTCCAGAATCCTGCATCTTCTCAGAATAATTTAATCACTGCTGAAAACATTGTTCGCGCCAATACAGCATGGCCTGAGAATAATACTTCGAGACATGCTGCTATCAGTGCTTTTGGTTTTGGAGGAAACAACGCACACTTAATTATTAAGCAGACTCCCACTCCTCTACCATCTGTAGAAGCACAGGTATATACCCCTGTCCCAGAAGCAAAACTGGCTATTTTAGGAATGGACGCACACTTTGCTTCTTGCCGGGGGTTAGAGGAGTTTGATCGCAGTATTTATGAGGGCAACCAAGCTTTAAGCCCAGTTCCTCCCCACCGCTGGAAAGGTATAGAAGCGGAGCAAACGTTACTCCAAGAATATGGTTTTGAGGGTGGTTCAGTACCCCTAGGTGGCTATATTCAAGATTTTGAAGTAGACCCTATCTATCTCAGGATTCCACCCAATGAAGTGGACAAACTGAACCCGCAACAAATCCTGATGCTTAAAGTAGCAGACCATGCTCTGAAAGATGCATCGATTAAGGAGGGCACAAGCGTTGCGGTGATTATTGCTATGGATATTGAGCTGTCTGCTCATCAACTCCAAGCGCGCTGGAATCTACCCTGGGAACTCCAGGAAAGTCTCCTTGAGCATGGGATATTCTTGACTGCCGAGCAGCGCTTGATCCTGGAGAACTTAATAAAAGAAAGCCTCCACAATCCGGCTAAGACCAGCGAGTTTTTGAGCTTTATTGGAAATATTATGTCCAGCCGGATCTCATCGCTATGGAACTTTACGGCACCTTCTTTCACTTTAACCGCAGGAGAGAATGCTACTTTTAAAGCGCTGGAAGTTGCCCAAGTACTCCTGAGTAATGGTGAGGCTGAGGCGGTCTTAGTCGGTGCTGTGGACTTGGCAGGGGGCTTTGAGAGTGTCTTGTTACGCCATCAACTATCTCCCGCTAATAGGGGTATCGCGAGCCTAAGCTATGCACAAAATGCCAAAGGCTGGGTGCCAGGAGAAGGGGCAGGAGCCGTGGTACTCAAACTGTATGAAACAGCAAAGCAAGCTGGAGACCGCATCTATGCTGTGATCGATTCCATCAGTCTTTTACAGAGAAATCCAACGTTTGACAAGTCGGACTCTTTCCCTAAAGCACCTTCTTCTGCGGCAGTCGAAGAGGTCTGTAGCGTAGCTCTGAAGAAGTCAAATCTCAAGCCAGAAAACATTAGTTATCTTGAGGTATTTGCCAGTGGTTTTCCTGATGAAGATGAGGCGGAAATCAAAGGAATTATTCAAGCGTATCGATCTGCTACTTCAGATATCACCTGTGCATTAGGTAGCGTAAAAGCCAACATTGGTCATACTTTTGTGGCTTCGGGTATGGCGAGCCTCATCAAAACGGCTCTTTGCCTCTATTACCGCTATATTCCTGCCGTCCCAAAGTGGTCTGCACCCAAATTCCCAGAACTTTGGCAGAACAGTCCCTTTTATGTCGCCACGGAGTCACGCCCCTGGCTTATAGAACATGGTCTTGGACGAAGGATTGCTGCTATCAATAGCTTGAGTATCGATGGGACTTACGCCCACCTCATTTTGGAGGAACATAAACAGGCTGCTGAAAGTATCGCTCCAGCGTACCAACGGGACCACAACTTTTTGGAGCACACGCCCTTCCACCTATTCTCTCTGGCGGGGGATGACCGTGCTGCGCTACTTGAGGAGATCCACCGCTTAGGACAGACGCTTGAGGCGAGTCCGTCGCTAGCTGCGGCTGCTAGCCAAACCTTTGCGGTGTTCCAGCAACGTGCTCAAGCGAACTATGCGCTCGCTATCCTCGGGCATACCAAGGACGAGGTACTGCGTGAAATCCAACGGGCGAGCCAGGGGGTAGAGCAGGCTTTCGAGCGCGGTGAGGACTGGAAAACACCCTTGGGCAGTTTCTTTACCGCTAAACCGCTAGGTCAACGGGGAGGATTGGCTTTCGTCTACCCTGGAGCTTTTGGTTCTTATGTCGGTCTCGGGCGCAACTTTCTGCGGCTCTTCCCGGAGGTCTTTAATGACCCGATGATTGCAGCTCTGGATGGACAGCGGGCGACGACTATCAATAAGATCCTCTATCCGCGCAGTATGCAAAAGTTTTCCAACAGACAACTAGAAGCCCTCGATCAACAGTTCATCAGTAGTGTCCACACCATGTTCGAGTCAGAAGTGGGTTATGCCCGAATCATCACGACACTTACCCGAGACCACTTCAAGATTCAGCCTCAATTCGCCTTTGGTTATAGCCTGGGTGAGATCAGCATGATATCTGCACAGGGCGTCTGGAGCGAGTTCAATCAACATATGCAAGCTGTCCTTACTTCTCCTCTTTTTAGTGAGCGGCTCTCCGGCCCTATGTATGCCGTGCGCGAGTCCTGGGACTTGCCTTTGGACCAGAAAGATGCGGAGTTTTGGAGTACCTATGTCCTCATCGCTCCCGCTGCTCAAGTGGCTGAATATCTAAAACAGGAAAGCCGTGTCTACTTGACACAAATTAATACCCCTCATGAAGTGGTGATTGCCGGAGACAGCCGGGGCTGTTCACGGGTTATCCAAGCTTTAAAATGTGATTCTTTTCGGGCTCCTTTTAACTATGCTATCCACTGCGCTGCTATGGCTTCTGAATATCCCGAACTTACCCGGATCAACACACGTCCTATCGCGCACGTACCCAACACAGTCTTTTATTCCTCCGCTGAATACCAACCGGTCGCCGCAACAACTGAGGCTCTTGCGCATCATCTTTCGCAGGGCCTCTGCCAACCCCTAGACTTCCCCCGTCTGGTCAACCGCGTCTATGAAGATGGGGCACGGGTCTTCCTGGAAGTAGGTGCCGGGAGTATTTGCTCGCGCTGGCTCGATAAAATACTGGACCAGCAAGAGCATGTCACTGTGTCCATGAACCGCCGCGGCGTGGACGACCATACGGCTATTGTCAGAGCCTTGTCAAAACTGGTGAGCCACCGAGTAGCGCTAGATCTGTCGGTGCTCTATGCTCCTGTCCGCTCCAACCCCGACTTGTCCCGGCTCAAGACTGTCACGTTAGGTGGCCCCCCCTTGCGCACCACGATTTTGAAGGAGGGCAAAAAGATCTTGAGTAATCCGACGCCGCAACCGGAGCGGACAGTTGCGCCCGCTCCGCCGAGACTTCCGGTCCAACAAGGAGTCGCGCCGCCTGTGCCCCCGGTCTCTCCCCCAAGCGCCCCGCCTGTGCTCCTCGTCGCGCCCCCTACAGAGCCCGTCGCGGGAGAATTGCCAGCCCGTCCCACGAGCTATAGCGAGCAGGTCCCGCCTATCAGCCCGCTACAGTACCAAAAGCTCCATATCAATGCAACCCGTGCGACCCAGGCTCACGGGGCCTTTTTACAGGCACGACAAGAAGCGCTGCAACACCTTGTTGAGATGATTCGGCTCCAGGTTACCTATTCCCAGCAGATGTTGCGGGAGATTTGGCCGGAAGATAACCCACGCTCCTAA
- a CDS encoding SDR family NAD(P)-dependent oxidoreductase — protein MKNTIEAADVFLVSGGAKGITAKSVVKLAESHRCKFILLGRSSIAEPEPEWAKSWGSEAEVKKKILEHLNAQGEKPTPAKIQQEYQALVSRREIEQTLQAIEQAGGQAEYLSVDVTDGEKLQAQVASAVERLGRITGIIHGAGNLADKRIERKTAGDFEKVYAPKIKGLSNLLRCVAIHELDYLILFSSVVGFYGNAGQTDYALANEVLNKTAHLIKQNYPDCHVTAIDWGGWDSGMVTPEIKKSLNGRNIELIPMDIGTRMLVDELNPEKRNASQVVIGSPLFPAPAEIRPKLEQYHIHRKLTVAANPFLQDHVIGGYPVLPATCAIAWILNSCEQFYPGYTAFICNDFKILKGIPFDETLAGVYILDLCEVAKNSVSGIVFDAKIRSLSPEGKTRYHFSVQVKLLSKLPQPPIFEGMNLKEDHTIPGTTQDFYQQGGLTLFHGPSFQGIKRVINATSESITVESVWQGIDDKQQGQFPIIQLYNPFVCDLIMQTVWIWLQHFCQENALPAQTNQFEQFRPIPPGEPFYVSALIKSKAATSASTDLIIHDKQGRIYCQMFGAKATVIPVLKLRQK, from the coding sequence ATGAAAAACACGATTGAAGCAGCAGACGTGTTTCTAGTCAGTGGTGGGGCCAAGGGAATCACCGCCAAGTCTGTTGTAAAACTGGCAGAATCCCATAGGTGCAAGTTTATCTTACTGGGACGTTCCTCCATCGCTGAGCCGGAACCCGAGTGGGCAAAAAGCTGGGGCAGTGAAGCAGAAGTGAAAAAGAAAATTCTAGAGCACCTCAATGCTCAGGGTGAAAAACCAACACCTGCCAAGATTCAGCAAGAATACCAGGCCCTAGTTTCTCGCCGGGAAATCGAACAGACCTTGCAAGCAATCGAACAGGCAGGAGGGCAAGCTGAATACCTCAGTGTGGATGTCACAGATGGTGAGAAGCTCCAAGCACAGGTTGCAAGCGCCGTGGAACGCCTTGGCAGAATCACAGGCATTATTCATGGTGCAGGAAATCTCGCCGACAAACGAATTGAGCGGAAAACAGCGGGGGATTTCGAAAAAGTTTATGCGCCCAAAATCAAGGGATTGAGCAATCTGTTGCGCTGTGTAGCCATCCATGAACTTGACTACTTAATTTTGTTTAGCTCTGTTGTTGGCTTCTATGGCAATGCCGGTCAAACAGACTACGCACTCGCTAACGAAGTACTCAACAAGACGGCACACCTCATCAAGCAAAACTATCCCGATTGCCATGTGACAGCGATTGATTGGGGTGGTTGGGACAGCGGTATGGTGACCCCGGAAATAAAAAAGAGTTTAAACGGGCGAAATATCGAATTGATTCCTATGGATATCGGAACCCGAATGCTTGTAGATGAACTAAATCCAGAGAAGCGCAACGCGAGCCAGGTAGTGATTGGAAGCCCTTTGTTCCCCGCTCCGGCAGAGATCAGACCCAAGCTTGAGCAATACCATATCCATCGTAAGCTAACTGTAGCAGCTAACCCCTTTCTACAAGACCATGTCATCGGTGGCTATCCAGTCTTACCTGCTACCTGTGCTATAGCTTGGATCTTAAATAGCTGCGAGCAGTTTTATCCGGGCTATACGGCTTTTATCTGCAATGATTTCAAGATCTTAAAGGGTATTCCCTTTGATGAAACTCTGGCTGGAGTGTATATTTTAGATCTCTGTGAAGTTGCGAAGAACAGCGTTAGCGGAATTGTCTTTGACGCCAAGATACGGAGTCTGAGTCCAGAAGGCAAAACCCGCTATCACTTCAGTGTCCAAGTCAAGCTCTTATCCAAACTCCCCCAACCTCCCATTTTTGAAGGAATGAATCTCAAAGAAGACCATACTATCCCCGGCACTACGCAAGACTTCTATCAGCAAGGAGGATTGACGCTATTTCATGGTCCGTCTTTTCAGGGGATCAAGCGCGTTATTAATGCTACTTCTGAAAGCATTACCGTGGAATCAGTCTGGCAGGGAATTGATGATAAGCAGCAAGGACAATTCCCTATCATTCAGCTCTATAATCCTTTTGTATGTGATCTTATCATGCAAACCGTCTGGATCTGGCTGCAACATTTCTGTCAGGAAAATGCTCTTCCTGCTCAGACTAATCAATTCGAGCAATTTCGTCCTATTCCTCCTGGTGAGCCTTTTTATGTCTCCGCACTGATTAAGTCAAAAGCAGCAACTTCTGCATCTACAGACCTGATTATTCATGATAAGCAGGGGAGAATCTACTGTCAGATGTTTGGGGCAAAAGCAACTGTTATTCCTGTGCTTAAGCTCCGTCAAAAGTAG